A window of the Sphaerobacter thermophilus DSM 20745 genome harbors these coding sequences:
- a CDS encoding RNA polymerase sigma factor, with protein sequence MTVSHASAASDGALVQALHDGDEEAFAEVFRRYYPTVYGVLLRITGVPDEAEDLTQEVFLRLYQRPVPLGTDVNLAGWLYRVASNLGFNAVRSRRRLRDRVLRWARLERPLVTGAPNPAAEAERSDAAARVRQALAELPERDRTVLILRHSGVSYAEIAAAVGIRTSSVGTVLARAERALRARYLARNPGAGEE encoded by the coding sequence GTGACTGTATCGCACGCCTCAGCGGCTTCGGACGGGGCGCTGGTTCAGGCACTCCACGACGGCGATGAGGAGGCCTTCGCCGAGGTCTTCCGTCGCTACTATCCGACCGTGTACGGCGTGCTGCTGCGTATCACCGGCGTGCCCGACGAGGCCGAGGACCTGACGCAGGAGGTCTTCCTCCGGCTCTACCAGCGGCCGGTGCCACTCGGCACCGATGTCAACCTGGCCGGGTGGCTCTACCGCGTGGCCAGCAACCTCGGCTTCAACGCGGTGCGCTCACGACGGCGGCTGCGGGACCGGGTGCTTCGCTGGGCGCGGTTGGAGCGGCCACTGGTAACGGGAGCGCCCAACCCGGCGGCGGAGGCCGAGCGGAGCGACGCGGCGGCTCGGGTGCGGCAGGCGCTTGCAGAACTGCCGGAGCGCGACCGCACGGTGCTCATCCTCCGCCACTCGGGGGTGTCCTACGCCGAGATTGCAGCGGCGGTGGGCATCCGCACCAGTTCAGTCGGCACGGTGCTGGCGCGTGCCGAGCGCGCCCTGCGCGCACGCTATCTGGCACGAAACCCGGGCGCCGGTGAGGAGTAG